From the Brassica napus cultivar Da-Ae chromosome A8, Da-Ae, whole genome shotgun sequence genome, one window contains:
- the LOC106359749 gene encoding auxin-responsive protein SAUR21, whose protein sequence is MIRFKDIVFQAKRIVSEKISRLRYIINLRKGHFAVYVGEEEEKTKRFVVPISYLKYPLFQALLRQAENEFGTDHSTKYLTIPCAEDVFIDVTSRLKPNLSNSIYLV, encoded by the coding sequence ATGATTCGATTTAAAGATATAGTTTTTCAAGCAAAGAGAATAGTCAGTGAGAAAATATCGCGTTTGAGGTATATAATTAACTTACGTAAGGGTCACTTCGCAGTATacgttggagaagaagaagaaaagacgaAAAGATTTGTGGTTCCAATCTCTTATTTGAAATATCCTTTGTTCCAAGCTCTCTTGCGTCAAGCCGAAAATGAATTTGGCACAGATCACTCGACGAAATATCTTACGATCCCTTGTGCTGAAGATGTCTTTATTGACGTCACTTCTCGTCTAAAACCGAATTTAAGTAATagtatttatttggtttga
- the LOC106359750 gene encoding auxin-induced protein 15A-like, which translates to MGIQLIGLSHAKQKLQRSLSAKIASLLAMSGTNNVPKGHVAVYVGETYQRKRFVIPISYLNHPLFQGLLNLAEEEFGFDHPMGGLTIPCTEDYFTSLASVLSGS; encoded by the coding sequence ATGGGTATTCAATTGATTGGACTATCTCATGCCAAGCAAAAGCTTCAAAGAAGCTTATCAGCAAAAATCGCAAGCCTCTTGGCCATGTCGGGTACTAATAATGTCCCAAAGGGTCATGTGGCCGTCTACGTGGGGGAGACTTACCAAAGGAAGAGATTCGTGATACCTATATCATATTTAAACCATCCATTGTTCCAAGGTTTGTTGAACCTCGCAGAAGAAGAGTTCGGGTTTGATCATCCCATGGGAGGTTTAACCATTCCTTGCACTGAAGATTACTTCACTTCTCTAGCTTCGGTTCTAAGTGGTTCATGA